A single region of the Actinoplanes sp. SE50/110 genome encodes:
- a CDS encoding penicillin-binding transpeptidase domain-containing protein, with amino-acid sequence MSPRADDETPRRGTPPRRGASRAVPAEGTDEQPERADRRGFSSIGEARAYTPRGRTVAERGRTPRTGRTADPFRPALQVVEGGEGGPRTRQRAARPAGEPAGGRNSREPAPGTERRSPRERAGNAEPRERAGNAEPRQRAGNAEPRERAGSDEPRGRVGNGEPRERADNRAPRERAGKRDPREAARERAAKRDPRETGRERGEKRDPREMARERAERRDPRPAREAAPARRDGRDGARAPRARQASADEPRSRRTADPEAGARRRVTGGSGPGREPARRLRPVPAEPPKLANSTRRLRLGTILALSLFTMIGIRLVVLQVATSPAEVDKLVDLRNDRMHSIKLPAARGSILDRDGNILANSVEARYIFADPSNPRLQNDIPGTAAALARLLGVPASKLAASMQPKMVDGKASQFSYLARGVDVSVANQIEALKKPGIYTHADERRELPGKDLAANLIGFIGDDQHGLEGLEARYDDLLHGTDGMWVFESGKGKLDGPIAGGYQQETPAKPGGSLQLTINSFTQWNAQHILDAEAERNHATVAGAVVLDVKTGEILAQASYPYYNAAKALEYQPSDRIDVPTAVVTDPGSTHKAFVIGAALQEGLITPDSTVEVAPAIVEGGKTFNDSHVQPKGSRLTIAGILAYSSNVGTIQIGSRLGKDKIYEYQQKFGLGKATGEGMPGEAPGELLAPQNWSGSAKGSVPIGHSVSATLVQMAAGYGAIANDGVYIQPHLIKATVSGTDHTTTPAPAPETHRVLDAKIAAELRTLMETVVEDSEGTGVKAQVPGYRVAGKTGTGKMVVDGEYTSHNASSFVGMAPAENPRYVVAVAMDVAKGTGGEVAAPAFAQIMSDTLLRNSVPPSTTKPPTFKIHG; translated from the coding sequence TCTCCAGCATCGGGGAGGCCCGGGCCTACACGCCCCGCGGCCGCACCGTGGCCGAGCGCGGGCGCACCCCGCGGACCGGCCGCACCGCCGACCCGTTCCGCCCGGCGCTGCAGGTGGTCGAGGGTGGCGAGGGTGGCCCGCGCACCCGGCAGCGCGCCGCCCGCCCGGCCGGGGAGCCGGCCGGCGGCCGGAACTCCCGCGAGCCGGCCCCCGGCACCGAGAGACGATCGCCTCGGGAACGCGCCGGGAACGCTGAGCCCCGGGAACGCGCCGGGAACGCTGAGCCCCGGCAACGCGCCGGGAACGCTGAGCCTCGGGAACGCGCCGGGAGTGATGAGCCCCGGGGGCGCGTAGGAAACGGTGAGCCCCGGGAGCGCGCCGACAACCGCGCGCCCCGGGAGCGCGCCGGGAAGCGTGACCCCCGCGAGGCCGCCCGGGAACGCGCGGCGAAACGCGACCCGCGCGAGACCGGCCGCGAGCGCGGCGAGAAGCGTGACCCCCGGGAGATGGCCCGCGAGCGGGCGGAGCGGCGCGACCCCCGGCCGGCCCGCGAGGCCGCGCCGGCCCGGCGGGACGGGCGCGACGGGGCGCGTGCCCCCAGGGCGCGTCAGGCCTCCGCGGACGAGCCCCGCTCACGGCGTACCGCCGATCCGGAAGCCGGGGCACGACGGCGGGTGACCGGCGGAAGCGGTCCGGGCCGGGAGCCGGCGCGCCGGCTCCGGCCGGTGCCCGCCGAGCCGCCGAAGCTCGCCAACAGCACACGGCGGCTGCGGCTGGGCACGATCCTGGCGCTGTCGCTGTTCACCATGATCGGCATCCGGCTGGTGGTGCTGCAGGTGGCGACCTCGCCGGCCGAGGTGGACAAGCTGGTCGATCTGCGCAACGACCGGATGCATTCGATCAAGCTGCCGGCCGCGCGGGGCAGCATCCTGGACCGGGACGGCAACATCCTGGCGAACAGCGTCGAGGCGCGCTACATCTTCGCCGACCCGAGCAATCCCCGGCTGCAGAACGACATCCCGGGTACGGCGGCGGCGCTGGCCAGGCTGCTCGGCGTGCCGGCCTCCAAACTGGCCGCGAGCATGCAGCCGAAGATGGTCGACGGAAAGGCGTCGCAGTTCAGCTACCTGGCCCGGGGCGTCGACGTGTCGGTGGCCAACCAGATCGAGGCGCTGAAGAAGCCGGGCATCTACACGCACGCCGACGAGCGGCGTGAGCTGCCCGGCAAGGACCTGGCGGCGAACCTGATCGGGTTCATCGGCGACGATCAGCACGGTCTGGAGGGACTGGAGGCGCGCTACGACGACCTGCTGCACGGCACCGACGGGATGTGGGTCTTCGAGTCCGGCAAGGGCAAGCTGGACGGTCCGATCGCCGGCGGGTACCAGCAGGAGACGCCGGCCAAGCCGGGTGGCTCGCTGCAGCTGACGATCAACAGCTTCACCCAGTGGAACGCGCAGCACATCCTGGACGCCGAGGCGGAGCGCAACCACGCCACGGTGGCCGGCGCGGTGGTCCTGGACGTCAAGACCGGGGAGATCCTGGCCCAGGCCAGCTATCCGTACTACAACGCGGCCAAGGCGCTGGAGTACCAGCCGTCCGACCGGATCGACGTGCCCACCGCGGTGGTCACCGACCCGGGCTCCACGCACAAGGCGTTCGTCATCGGGGCGGCCCTGCAGGAGGGTCTGATCACCCCGGACTCGACGGTGGAGGTCGCGCCGGCGATCGTCGAGGGCGGCAAGACGTTCAACGACAGCCACGTCCAGCCCAAGGGCAGCAGGCTGACCATCGCCGGGATCCTCGCCTACTCGTCCAACGTGGGCACGATCCAGATCGGCAGCCGGCTGGGCAAGGACAAGATCTACGAGTACCAGCAGAAGTTCGGGCTCGGGAAGGCGACCGGCGAGGGCATGCCCGGTGAGGCGCCCGGTGAGCTGCTGGCGCCGCAGAACTGGAGCGGGTCGGCGAAGGGGTCGGTGCCGATCGGGCACAGCGTCTCGGCCACCCTGGTGCAGATGGCGGCCGGGTACGGCGCGATCGCCAACGACGGCGTGTACATCCAGCCGCACCTGATCAAGGCGACGGTGTCCGGAACCGATCACACGACGACCCCGGCGCCGGCGCCCGAGACGCACCGGGTGCTGGACGCCAAGATCGCCGCGGAGCTGCGCACGCTGATGGAGACGGTGGTCGAGGACAGCGAGGGCACCGGGGTGAAGGCCCAGGTGCCCGGTTACCGGGTGGCCGGCAAGACCGGCACCGGCAAGATGGTCGTCGACGGCGAGTACACCAGCCACAACGCCAGCTCGTTCGTCGGGATGGCGCCGGCGGAGAACCCACGCTACGTGGTCGCGGTCGCGATGGACGTGGCTAAGGGCACCGGCGGTGAGGTGGCCGCTCCGGCGTTCGCCCAGATCATGTCGGACACGCTGCTGCGCAATTCGGTGCCGCCGTCCACGACGAAACCGCCGACTTTCAAGATCCATGGATGA